The Theileria equi strain WA chromosome 2 map unlocalized gcontig_1105316255037, whole genome shotgun sequence genomic sequence ATAGTTGGTGGCGAGGGATACAAGAAACAGTCCGCAATAATAGGTAACTTTTATTTCTATGCAACAAAAAAGTTTAGGTGGTGCCATGCGCATTGTAGATAAGAATAACAAGGAAAATGTAGACTTAGTTATAGCAACACCTGAAATGTTGCTCAGGGCGTTTAAAGGGAGATTTGAGGATCTTAGAATAAATGTAGGTCACTTAAGATTTATGATTGTGGAGGAAGCTGATTTGCTATGTGAGCCTATATACATAGATCAAATGAGTGGGATTCTTAATTTGGTTTCTTCTAGCAGGCTTTTTGCAATGTACCTTACAAGTACCAAAACGGAACCTCTTGAAACGTTTATACGACAGGCCCATTCAATTTGCAGTGATGGTGAAAATTCAATAAATACCATCCTTCATCCACAAACCTATAAGGTTGATAATAAGATCAACCAGATATTTACTTCGATATCATCTAGTGATCCTTTAGAACAATTAATTGAAACTCTGGATGAAATTAAGCCAAAATCAGTAAATATGCACAAAAAAACGCTCATTTTTTGTAACACTGTCAAGTGCTGCCAGTAAGTTTATTCTCTGTATTTTCATCCGACATTAGATTTATTACCCTATCTCTGCGTGAAAGGGGCTACAAGATAGCATCGTTACACGGCGAAATGAAATTTGATGAGAGAAGCAAATCGTTAAAGGAACTAAAGGAAAACTGTAACATTCTAGTAACAACAAATATGGCAAGTAGAATTAGTTTTCCGTTCAACATCCAAAATGTGATTTCATTCAATTTCCCGAGAAATGTCTCGGATTATTTGCACAGAGCACATAGCATATCCAGTGATTCTGATGGTAAGGAGCAAATATACTAGTTGATATAATATAGGGATTGTAAATTCGTTCTTCTCAAAGAAACACCTACGATTGTTAAAAGATATACACGAATTGTCGCCATGTGATAATTCTATTGAGTACAGGAATGTTAACCACAAGACTGTGAAGCTTTTACATCTACATAATAAAGCCTTTGTTAATGCAGCTATAAAGTATGCTACCTTCAAAAACCCATCATTTTACAGgtataaaaatatgaaaataaaaaaatACGGAAAAGTTGGGTTAAAACTGACGCACAGAAGGAATCTTTTATCTCCAAAAAACAAGAGAATCATGAAAAGGTTTTACCTCAAGTAATACTCAATCACCTAAATCCTTATTTTTTGTAGGGACAAAGCCATTAAAAAGATGCAATTCTTGAAGAAACGTTCTATTTTAAAAAAAGAGTATGCATTACCAAAGTATGTTTATTTCTCATTTCTATAAGCTGTTTAGAATTCCTGATCGAATACTCGAGATGTCAGATAGTCAAGAATTCATCAGAATGAAACGTTCATCAGATGGTTTCTTGCAAATAATCCCTAAGCGAAGATCGAGAATTAATGCTTCAGTACGTTTTAAATGTATCCAGGAAATAATCATTTTTAGAGGGATtctgaaaaggaaaaatcTGTACCTATAACTGGTCTTCCATCATATGAAGATCAAAACGCTCGCAAAATTCCCAAATACCATCGCAACATGCacttttaaaaaatttatTACTGAGAATATCAGGTCATGATAAATGTATTCCGTATAATTGATTTTAACCATAAGGAATTCTCCTAATCATTTATTCTTGAGCAAAATGTgataaatattataaatttaagTATAACTGTCCATGTCTTTCGTCTCGAAAATTTGTACGTATTCCAGAGCCGCTGTGTGTGCTAACAGTAGTTGCTACTTGAGGTATAAGGGCTTTATTAATAATGTTGACTCTAGTAAATCCGAAAAAACTTCAAAACCTCTAAAATGCTTTGATTTGGTCCAAAGAGACGTTTTTTGGTGCTCCCAAGCTCTTTCTCTGCATGGATTCGTGTATCCTATCGAGATATCCACATGTATTTCAGAATACATCTGCAAAAACAAGCGTAATAGACTTGCTTTAAGGAAAAAAAGGAAACGAATGGGAGAAAGAATAAGTCTAAGGTATAGATAGTCTGCGACAATATGAAGACCAAATCAACCTGGAGGCGCGTTATGTACAAAGACCAAAAGTTTCCAGCAAACTACATAGATGATGATTTTCTAAAGGGTCTGGATGCAAACGGTACCTGAATGACGAATTTTACTCTAAATATAGGTTACAACGTCTATAGCATGAATGATATTTGTCCTAAAACGTTACACGTGATTGATCACGTAAGTACCATGATATTGATGGGAAAAGTTTATTTTTCAATGAATAAGGGCACGATTCAACTAAGGTTGGTGCAATGCATATAAATCATTACTATATAAGGTTCATTATAATATCCATTGTGGTTTCTATGCTAATGTTAAGCATCTTGATGGTCTTAAATAAAATCTCTTGGATGGGTAAGAACTAACTAAATTTAATACTAATATATTTAGAGTCTATAAGACAAATTAGAATGATGCTTATAATTTACCTTACAATTCAGGTATACCGCAATTACATCTTAAAGTTACTTTTAGTTGTTTCAGCCTGTACTACAAACGCTAATATCACCCTTCAGTGACGACACGGTTCATGCGCTGGCATTTTGTAtgttttatcattttcacaAAATAAATGCAGTGGTTTCTGTGATTAATATAATAACACAAGACTATGATCTAACGTGGGTTTTCTTATAGTAAATAAAATACTGTTAGACATGTGAGAGAGGAATATATGCGAGATGTGGATGTTATACCACTAAACTGTTTGGTGTTAATATCAATCGTTTTGTCATCAAGGTTTGCAAATTCAAAGCAGGTTTGCTTATAGTGTTCACTTTTACAACCTTTAGGCCTCCGCTTATCTGCAACTTTTTCTTCTGTATGTCAACCATTTTAATAGTCATATTGTTGGTAGAACATTTTCTCTCCTGCCGCAAATAAAACGCTGCATTTTGGTATAGTTTATATGTGGCAATTAAAGTGAGAATAGGATTCCGGTTCAAAGATACTCATTTATGGATTTACTTTGGCTATTGTTTGCCTCACCTCTATTTCACTGGATTCAAAACTTACTTCATTATACTTATCCGGGTTCGTGATACAATAAACATATATTGGCAATACAGAGTGGTTACTGCAACTGTTATCATACCATTTGTCTATATTCATTaccaaaaatataaacgGTATAACAAAAACTTGATCACTCACTTCCTTATAGGAATATATCAGGGCCTTGGGATCCTGATCGTTTTAGAATTAATAAAATGCGTTAAAAGCGCGATAAATTGTGTCTTAATATATTCTTCTATAATctttttacattttaatccTATTATGGTATCACGGTGTGATTTAGGGCTCGTTTATACACAGTACGTTTGTCTTATACCTCAATTACTTTGATGTTGCGCTCATTGAGCTAATTATATGGTTTTCATGCAaaaaatattataaacaaCTTAGCAATGCCGAAATACGACTCCCTTCGCCCAAATTTCGTGAAATGCTTACAAATGTGCTAGAAAGTGAACTCAATACATATCCTGATCAATCCGTTATACAATACAAATCAGATGAGCAAATCCTAAATGTGTAAGTTTACTACGTTAAGATATATATATCTTTTAGAACTATTAAGGCGGCAAACCTAAGGGTCTTAAGGTTAAAAGTTAACAATTTCTACGAATCCTGTTATTTGGTATCGACATTACTCGAAAGATATCTTTAAAACGATTATAATGCGTAGGTTACGAAACTATGTAACAGATTTTAACATTTGTTTGTAACTTTCTCTAATGCAACCCTTAATATTTGCTTGGTTCTTTTGGATTGCTGTTTATTTCATCTCTTATTTCGGTCCAGGTTCTAGACAACTTGTCTTCAACCATAGCAGCTTCATTAAATGTCTTGACCATGTTTCTAACCCATTCATAGATCACCATTCTTGTTAGTGGTGGATCAAATGGCATATCATCGAACAACGGATTTGTCTCGGGCATTTTCTTTAACTTCACCGATgcattcttgtacatttcaTGAAGATAAGAAAACTTATACACCAGTAAATCAGTTACAACCTGCCTTGCCAGCATTTTGTTTATAACCTCGGCTGCATTCAGATTAGATGTTTCGTTAGCAGACTGTAAATCATAATTTGATGCTTCTTCCAATTCTGCATTGATAGATGCTACCAGTTTTCCGGATAAGTCTACAAGATTGTTGACAACTGCATCCATCTCCCTCACAAAGCTACCAGGGTCCTCAAACGATGAGTAATCTCCGTAAGGGTACAAACTTAGCATACTGTCTTGGAACTTATTTGCAAATACATTCGCTCCATATTGGAGGAacataaatgtaaaaataacTATTTTCATACTTCTAAGATCGGAGATGATACTATAAAGTAGTTGGTGAACAGTACAGATCTTCGCATACAAAAAATCTTGTGACTGTATAAATAAAATTTCCTAGGCAGATGCTTAGGAAATTTTTCGACGCAAAAATTTCATCCCATGACTCAAGATCTGGAAAATGAAAATTCTTATGGTAATTTTCATACAGGATAAAAAATGTTTCTCTATACCCAATGCTCAAAACTAACATACGGATGTTTACACTATCTATATGCGTAAAGATAAAGTTTAAATGTTAACATTATAGGCCTATATAGACATTAATCTTATACCCTAAACTATATATGTACTTAAAAGTTATGACAGCCGATAGCTTCTTACGCTGGcatattttggaataatCACATAATCCAAAATATGCCAGTAACAACGATACTGATTCCAACAAATATATTGTTAGTTATGAATCCCGACTTAAACAACGATAAATCTCCCGTAGTTTTAACTTTTCCAAAGGTTGTTAGATTGAAACTTATGCGTTTAGTCTCATCTTTGAGTTTTTGCAAACGTTTTGTCCTTTGTCTCTCCAATTTGTCTGAAACTTTAGCGTAGACAATTGCACTACAgaccaaaaattttgcattatcatcctttaaaCCACGGCTATACTTAACGTTATCCTTGGCGAATGCGTTGAGTGTGTTGATAATGTACTGCAATACCCTCAATGTGTTCAAAGATACCACAGCTGAATGCGCAGCAACATAATCTTCTGCTATGCGCATCTGAAGGCTTTCCATAATATCTGGGTATATAAGGCCATTTTTTAGCATATGAGATTCTCTAACCAACCTCAACGTTGCCTGGGTGAGTTCCCTTTCCAAACTTATATCCTGAGGCCCCTCTACGACCCTTGAAACATGATCAGGGGCACTTACAATCCTTGTATTTAGTATTTCTGGGATTCTAAAGTTGCTAAGGGCAACACCGTAAACATCATGCAGACATGCAAACCTATTTGGGTACCCAGGACCGTACAATATTGTACTAAGTCCCCATGCATAAAATTGGATGCAGTACgaaaaaatcaaaatcGATGATATCATTATTATGCATTAAAATAGTAAATCAACTaaataaaaatatcaaaaaatTTAGCACCAGTATGTGAAAATTTTTGCGAGGAAAAGAGCAAATTTTCCTTGATCAAAAGTGATCAATATTCATACGTTTAGGAGGTGCAT encodes the following:
- a CDS encoding DEAD box ATP-dependent RNA helicase family member protein (encoded by transcript BEWA_043190A), which encodes MFSTSSERHSADDKTGILADKTNYKGMDEFQMKIKSWITNNSDVNNGKERKSNENSVGRKEFTSDNVLLVIGNKKTGKTHSYLTGLSELINAERYSMNAVFSREEYRAKLIAHQSLKRKNAMPKDLRKINGLPKFDWNGMIVPIAMVIVPSREMGLNIFNMALKLRIRSKMIVGGEGYKKQSAIIGGAMRIVDKNNKENVDLVIATPEMLLRAFKGRFEDLRINVGHLRFMIVEEADLLCEPIYIDQMSGILNLVSSSRLFAMYLTSTKTEPLETFIRQAHSICSDGENSINTILHPQTYKVDNKINQIFTSISSSDPLEQLIETLDEIKPKSVNMHKKTLIFCNTVKCCQFITLSLRERGYKIASLHGEMKFDERSKSLKELKENCNILVTTNMASRISFPFNIQNVISFNFPRNVSDYLHRAHSISSDSDGIVNSFFSKKHLRLLKDIHELSPCDNSIEYRNVNHKTVKLLHLHNKAFVNAAIKYKNMKIKKYGKVGLKLTHRRNLLSPKNKRIMKRFYLKDKAIKKMQFLKKRSILKKEYALPKIPDRILEMSDSQEFIRMKRSSDGFLQIIPKRRSRINASRDSEKEKSVPITGLPSYEDQNARKIPKYHRNMHF
- a CDS encoding hypothetical protein (encoded by transcript BEWA_043200A); amino-acid sequence: MSFVSKICTYSRAAVCANSSCYLRYKGFINNVDSSKSEKTSKPLKCFDLVQRDVFWCSQALSLHGFVYPIEISTCISEYICKNKRNRLALRKKRKRMGERISLRYR
- a CDS encoding hypothetical protein (encoded by transcript BEWA_043210A) yields the protein MKTKSTWRRVMYKDQKFPANYIDDDFLKGLDANGYNVYSMNDICPKTLHVIDHVSTMILMGKVYFSMNKGTIQLRFIIISIVVSMLMLSILMVLNKISWMESIRQIRMMLIIYLTIQLFQPVLQTLISPFSDDTVHALAFLVSVINIITQDYDLTHVREEYMRDVDVIPLNCLVLISIVLSSRFANSKQASAYLQLFLLYVNHFNSHIVGRTFSLLPQIKRCILV
- a CDS encoding conserved hypothetical protein (encoded by transcript BEWA_043220A), producing MFLQYGANVFANKFQDSMLSLYPYGDYSSFEDPGSFVREMDAVVNNLVDLSGKLVASINAELEEASNYDLQSANETSNLNAAEVINKMLARQVVTDLLVYKFSYLHEMYKNASVKLKKMPETNPLFDDMPFDPPLTRMVIYEWVRNMVKTFNEAAMVEDKLSRTWTEIRDEINSNPKEPSKY
- a CDS encoding conserved hypothetical protein (encoded by transcript BEWA_043230A): MISSILIFSYCIQFYAWGLSTILYGPGYPNRFACLHDVYGVALSNFRIPEILNTRIVSAPDHVSRVVEGPQDISLERELTQATLRLVRESHMLKNGLIYPDIMESLQMRIAEDYVAAHSAVVSLNTLRVLQYIINTLNAFAKDNVKYSRGLKDDNAKFLVCSAIVYAKVSDKLERQRTKRLQKLKDETKRISFNLTTFGKVKTTGDLSLFKSGFITNNIFVGISIVVTGIFWIM